Proteins encoded together in one Microbacterium sp. ABRD28 window:
- a CDS encoding sterol carrier family protein yields MPRKITTDDGRAALDAARRPGAPRPAQATAVRYLLQLLAEKAPGHSVEVRVPPFGAVQVIEGPRHTRGTPPNVVEMDAATWLALATGAEQWADAAAAGRIQASGVRADISALLPLRP; encoded by the coding sequence ATGCCGCGGAAGATCACCACCGACGACGGGCGCGCCGCGCTCGATGCCGCACGGCGGCCGGGGGCGCCGCGCCCTGCCCAGGCCACGGCGGTGCGCTACCTCCTGCAGCTGCTCGCCGAGAAGGCGCCGGGCCATTCGGTCGAGGTGCGGGTGCCGCCCTTCGGGGCGGTGCAGGTCATCGAGGGCCCACGGCACACCCGCGGAACCCCGCCCAACGTGGTGGAGATGGATGCCGCGACCTGGCTCGCCCTCGCCACCGGCGCCGAGCAGTGGGCCGATGCCGCCGCGGCCGGCCGCATCCAGGCATCCGGGGTCCGCGCCGACATCAGCGCGCTCCTGCCGCTGCGGCCCTGA
- the purD gene encoding phosphoribosylamine--glycine ligase produces MRILVLGAGAREHAIVLALRSEEAQHEIFAAPGNAGISRDATIVDLDPDSPTAVTSFALAEDIDLVVIGPEAPLVAGVADAVRERGIPAFGPSRAAARLEGSKAFAKRIMEAAGVPTGRALRARTLDEVAAALDDIGAPHVVKADGLAAGKGVIVTDDRAAALAHAETYLPTGPVLIEEFLAGPEVSLFFLSDGDRVLPLSPAQDFKRLADGDAGPNTGGMGAYSPLPWLAERFGSEEAFVDLVTAEVAAPVIGQLDAEGTPFIGLLYAGLIVTDDGVKVIEFNARFGDPETQVVLPRLAEPLSELLLAAASGRLEGLARPRFRDAKAVTVVLASEGYPASPVTGRVIEGTDAAASVAGVHLAHAATRVEGDGLVATGGRVLNVVAVAPTFAEARDRAYDAMGRITLEGGQFRTDIAAQA; encoded by the coding sequence GTGAGAATCCTGGTCCTCGGCGCGGGAGCCCGCGAGCACGCCATCGTCCTTGCCCTCCGCAGCGAGGAGGCGCAGCACGAGATCTTCGCCGCCCCGGGCAACGCCGGCATCTCCCGCGATGCGACGATCGTCGACCTCGATCCCGACAGCCCCACGGCGGTGACGTCGTTCGCGCTGGCGGAGGACATCGATCTCGTCGTGATCGGCCCCGAAGCACCCCTGGTCGCGGGTGTGGCCGACGCGGTGCGCGAGCGGGGGATCCCCGCCTTCGGTCCGAGTCGCGCCGCCGCGCGGCTCGAGGGGTCGAAGGCGTTCGCCAAGCGCATCATGGAGGCCGCCGGCGTGCCGACCGGTCGCGCCCTGCGGGCCCGCACCCTCGACGAGGTGGCCGCCGCGCTCGACGACATCGGCGCACCGCACGTGGTCAAAGCCGACGGCCTCGCCGCCGGGAAGGGCGTCATCGTCACCGACGACCGCGCCGCCGCCCTCGCCCATGCCGAGACGTATCTGCCGACCGGTCCGGTGCTGATCGAGGAGTTCCTCGCCGGCCCCGAGGTGTCGCTGTTCTTCCTCAGCGACGGCGACCGGGTGCTGCCCCTCAGCCCCGCCCAGGACTTCAAGCGCCTCGCCGACGGCGACGCCGGCCCCAACACCGGCGGCATGGGAGCGTATTCGCCCCTGCCGTGGCTGGCCGAGCGTTTCGGCAGCGAGGAGGCCTTCGTCGACCTCGTCACGGCGGAGGTCGCCGCACCCGTCATCGGTCAGCTGGACGCCGAGGGAACCCCGTTCATCGGCCTGCTCTACGCCGGCCTCATCGTCACCGACGACGGGGTGAAGGTCATCGAGTTCAACGCGCGCTTCGGCGACCCCGAGACGCAGGTCGTGCTCCCCCGCCTCGCCGAGCCGCTGTCGGAACTGCTGCTGGCCGCCGCGTCGGGCCGGCTCGAAGGCCTCGCGCGCCCGCGATTCCGCGATGCCAAGGCCGTGACCGTGGTGCTCGCGAGCGAGGGATATCCCGCGAGTCCGGTCACCGGCCGGGTCATCGAGGGGACGGATGCCGCGGCGAGCGTCGCGGGGGTGCACCTCGCCCACGCCGCGACCCGGGTCGAGGGTGACGGCCTCGTCGCCACGGGCGGCCGAGTGCTCAATGTGGTCGCCGTCGCACCGACCTTCGCCGAGGCGCGCGACCGCGCCTACGACGCGATGGGCCGCATCACCCTCGAGGGCGGGCAGTTCCGCACCGACATCGCCGCACAGGCCTGA